The DNA window ACGTCGTGGGCCTCGTCGAAAGTCAGCCGGCTGCCGACGTTGCGTTGGAGATCGTAGACCCAGATGTCGCCCTGACCGGAGACTCCGTCGAGCAACGTCACGGCCAGTGAACGGTCGTCCGGAGAGAGACGGATGAAGTCGTACTCGCCGGAATTGCCGATCGTGTCCTGCGCCTGCCCCTGGCGGTCGAACCAGGTCAACTGTCGCTCCGGTGTCAGGCCCGTCTGGAACAGAATCGGCCCTGCCCCGGAGACCACGAACGCGGCGATCCAGGTGTTGGGTTGCATGACAACGCCCTCGCCGACGGCGAACCCCTCGCCAGTGAACTCGAGTTTCTCGGCTGAGAACCCCCGCGCCATCAGGAAACCTTCGTTAACCCAGAACACGTGCCCCTGCGCGTAGTGCGCCTGGCTCATGGAATACGTCAGCTCGAACGTGTCGTCCGACTCGACGTCACCGACCCAGATCGAGTTGACCGGATCCGCGTCTGCGGCGGAGTGGCTGCCGCGAACGTAGAGGAAGTGACGCCCGTCGGGCAGGAACGAGGGGTGACGATGGGTCGTCTCGCCGCCGCGCTCGGGATCCAACTTGGTCACATCCTCGCCGAGGACACCACCCGTCGAGACACGCTTGATGGGTGACTGGGTGTCCGGGGCAAACAGGATCGTGCCGTCTTCGTTCCAGGTCCCACCGCGACCGTCCCCGGCAACCGCCACCGTCAACGGTGCGCCGCCGTCAAGATCGAGTTTTTTCAGTTTGCCCTCGGCAAAGAACCCCAGCTGGCGGCTATCCGGAGACCAGAACGGATAGGTCGCGCCTTCCGTGCCGGACAGAATCCGCGGTTCGCTGGAACCAAGCGTGCGCAGGTAGAGCGACGGGGTCCCCGACCCGGAGGAGGCGACAAACGTCATCCTCGTGCCGTCCGGTGAGATCGAGAGCGAGCCTGCGTTGGATCCGGTGATCAGGAAATGGTGCTCCTTCGGGGGGGCGATCTCGGCGCGGATCTCGAACGTTCGTGGCTGGCGTGGGCCACGCAGCGCGAACCAACTCACCGCGACCAGCGCCAGCAGTGCGACGGCGGCGACGACCCACGGCAGCATCGTGCGTCGGTGGGCCGCCGTCGTGGCAGCAGCCGTGCCACCGGCCGCCAGGCCCTCGGGTGACAGGGCAATACGCGCCTCGCCGATGTCCTGTAACCGTGTCTTGGGATCGCGGTCCAGACAGCGTGTCAGCAGTCGCCGGACCGAGGCCGGGATCTCTGCGGGCATGTTCTCGTCGCTAACATCGTCCCGCAGGACCGATGCCAGAGTCTCGGAGATCGTCTCACCGGCGAAGGTCGCTCGGCCGGTCAGCAGTTCGTGCAGCACCACACCGAAGGCCCAGATGTCGGCGCGTCGATCGGCCTCCTTTCCCTTGACCTGTTCGGGGCTCATGTACGCCGCGGTGCCTAGCAGGGTCCCGGCGATCGTCCCCGCCGAGGTCACCGTCGGCGAGAACGACATGCTGCCGGGATCGGCGGAGCTCTCGGTCTCGAGCGCCTTGGCCAGGCCCAGGTCGAGGACCTTGACCTTTCCTTCGGGAGTCAGTTTGATGTTGGCGGGCTTCAGGTCGCGGTGGATGATGCCCCGTTGATGGGCGGTCTCCAGCGCCGCTGCGACCTGCCGTGCGACGTCGATCGCCTCGTCCGCCGGCAACGGCCCGCGCTTCAAGCGCTGGGCTAGATCCTCGCCGGGAACGAACTCCATCGCGATGAACGAGATTCCCTCCGCCTCGTGGAGCCCGTAGACCCCTGCGATGCCGGGGTCGTTGAGCGTGGCCAGCAGTTTGGCCTCCCGCTCAAAACGGGACCGACGATCCGCATCGGTGGCGAACGCCGCAGGCAAGATCTTGATCGCCACGTCGCGAGCGAGGGTGGTGTCCTTCGCCTTCCAGACGACCCCCATGCCGCCCTCGCCGATCTGTTCGATAAGGGTGTAGTGCTGTAGTTGTTGTCCGGCTTGCATTCGGTCTCCGCTGTTGACGGAGGGAGGATAGCAGAGCGGAACGATCCTCCGGTAAGCGCAACCACCCGGTATGTTAGGGTCTGATGGAACGTAGAGCCTGTGGAGACCCCATCATGCGCAAATACCTGTTCGCAGCGGCCCTGATCCTCGCCTGTCTCGTCATCGCCGCACCGGTCCACGCCGCCAGCTACGCCTGGGCACCGTGCAACGTCGGCAAGGTCACGGTGAAGGCGAAGACCCTCAGTGTCTATTGCGCCGCACCGTACAAAGGTGATCAAGCCGCATGGAACAAGGACGTCCCCTACTACTCGGCCTCTCTCGAGGAAACCTCCGAGGTGCGAATCAACGCGATGCTCGAGTTGCTGATCGCGGCACGGGTTCACGATCGCCCGGCTCGGATCCGTTACACCCGGGAAGGCGACAAGAACCCACCCGGTTGCAAGGCCAGCAACTGCCGAAGGATGGAAGCCGTAACCCTCAAGTAAGAAAAGGGGACAGATTTATTTTTCCGCCGAGACGGCGGAAAAATAAATCTGTCCCCTTTTCTCTAACGCAGCGTGACCAGAACCCGGATCTGTCCGGTGCCGACTTCCAGTCGGTCCAGTGCTTTACCGAGAACCGTTCCCGTCGCAGGGTCGTCGTCGCGACGGGCGTGTCCGGCGGTCTCCGACGTGACCAACAGGTCGCCCGGGAGGATCGCGCCGTAGCTGGCGTCGACGTTACAGAGGACGATGCCCGACATGGCGATCGGGGTCTTGCTGTTCTCGCCCTCGGTTTCGCGAGCACCCAGTAGCATGCCGGCATCTGCGGCGACGACGCCGAAGACCGCGCGGTCCGCGTTCAGGGTCGCTCGAATCATGGCGCCGGTCTGGGAATCGATCGAGACGACGTCTCCGGCGTCGAGCGACTGACCCGTCGGCAGCATGGTGGCCATCTCGCCGGCACCGGATCGGAATGAATCCGCGTAGAGATCCCCGTCACGGATGGGGGGCGCGACCTGAACCGCCGCCGTTGTCACTTCCCCGCCGACCGAACGACGTGTCGCTTCGATGGCGTCCGGACGGGTCTCCTCCTCGACTTGCGCGTACGCATCGGGGTCGATTTCACTTTTCAGTTCGGCGTGTCTTGCCCGTTCGGATCGATCGGAGCCGACGGGGTAATCGAACTGGGTATCTCGCTGACCGATGGCCAGCTTCAGTGCGTCGCCGCGGCTGGTATCGATGCTGGCGCGCCCGTGGGCGTCGGCGGCCATCTTGCTGTAGCGGGCCAACGCCGTCGCCTCGCCGAGGGCCGGGTCGTTTCCACGATCCCGTACGTACTGCTCTTCCGTCGGCAGGAACGACTCCGAACGCTTCGGTCGCATGACCGGAAGCTGCTCGTGTCCGATACGCAGACCGAAGACGATGAAGTCGAAGGCGACGTCGGGGGTTCCGGGTGCGGCGCGAACCACGATCTCGTTGACGGACAATTCTTCGACGAAGAGGTCGGCCCATTGGCCTCGAGGTGTCAGGTGAGCCGACAGTCCCAGATCGGGGTTAGCGACAAACGGGAAGGTCTCGCCCAGTTGGACCCGCGCGACCCCATCCTTCAATCGACCGAAGCCGCGGGTGAACGCCGTCACCTCATCGCCCTCGAGCGAGGTGTAGACGATCTCCAGGTCGTCGCGATAGGGATGGTTCTGCACGAAGTTCTTGGTGGTGGCGGTCAATGTCCCGAAGGTGTGGAAATCGTCGGAGACCTCGAATCGATCGGCGGCGTTGTCCCACTCGAAGCGTTCGCCGGAGTTCAAGCCGTCTTCACGGAAATGGATGTCCTGATTGCCGTCGATGCCGGACTCTCTCATGTAGATGTTGCCACCATCCAGGTCGAGATTGCCGTCCAGATCCAATCGACCGGCGCTATCGATGAAGCCCTTGAGATTCCCCTGGTGCAGGAACTGGGTCGTTCCGTTCCCCGAGTTGATCTGGATGGTGCTACTGCCGAAGATCGAGATCGATCCAGACGTGAGGCCGGCGGTCGATGCGTAAAGGTGTAGGTCGTCGGTTGAGGTCGTACCGCCGTAGGCAAACATGCTGGCGGTCGAGGTCGAGAACTGCGCACCGCCGCCGAAATCCAAATCATTGCCGGAGATCAATAGGTCTCCATCCATTTGAATATCGCCGACACTGTTAAGGGAGGCGGTCTCGACGTTGGAGCCGTTGTAGAACCGGTAGGTACCGTTCCCGGCGTCGAACCACATTTCACCCTCGCCAAAGATGGTGATCTCGCCGTTGCTACTCGTACTGCCGGCTCTGAGATACAGATCGTCCGTGGCTAGATCGCCAGCCTGGAGGCTGGTGCTGGTTGCAAACGAGGTCAGGCTGGCACCACCGGCGGTGGACAGACTGCCTTCGATCTGTAGATTGCCGCTGGCATCGAGACTGGCGGTCTCTTGCCCCGTGCTCTCGTTGTAAAACTGGAACGATCCGTTGCCGGCCCGTATCTCGATCGGGCCGTCGCCGTTCATGATGATGCGGCCGTCGGTGTTGTCGTTGCCTGCCACAAGCCATAGGTCGTCGGAGTCGGTATCTCCGGCCTGAACACGCATGATCGTCTGCCCCGCAGTGACGTACCCTCCCAATGCCGATGTCAGTGTGCCATCAAAGGTAAGGCTTCCATCGATATTGAGATTGCCTGTAGGGTCGAGATCGGCGGTCACCATTCCTAAACTCTCGTTCCAGAAATTGTACCGTCCGTTTCCGGACAAGAAATCGATCTGGGCGTCACCGTTCAGAATGATCCGGCCGTCGGTGTTGTCATTGCCCGCTACCAGCCACAGATCATCGGTGTCATTGTCGCCTGCCTGGACGCGGAAAATGCTCGCCGCCGGGAAGATATAGCCCCCAGCAGCCGATGTCAGCGATCCATCGAAATCAAAACCGCCGTCGATCTGCAGGTAGCCGAGGGGAGTCATGCTTGCGATTTCCATACCATTGGCGTCGTCGAAGCTGTAGGTCCCGTCACCGGAAGAGAAGTTCATCGGCCCGAGACCCTGGACGACGATTCTTCCCTGACCTGGACCGGATCCCGCCTGCAAATAGAGATCGTCGGACGTCTGATCGCCGGCCTGGAGGTGCAGATAGTCGGTCGTCGAGTGGATTCTGGCGCTCGAACCGAAGTCGAATATGTTGCCTCCGGCAGTGAGGGTTCCATCGATCGTAAGAGAACCGGCTTTGGTCTGGGTGCTACCGGAAGTAGTGAGCAGGCTCGAGGTCGACAACCCCCCGACCGTCATCGCGTCGGTGGCGGAGTCCGCGGTCTCGGCATGCTCGGCGTTCAACGCGTGCGCTGAAGAGGCGATCGGCACCCGTGGGCTGAGGATTTCCCCGTTAACCTCGATCTCCAGCCATACATCGGTCCAGAACTCGAAGACCTCCGCCAACGAATTGTAGGTAGCGGGGCCGCTGCCGTCGAAGACGTTTCCTCCGCCGATCTGGGCGTTGAACAGGCCGTTCTGAAAAGTCACCCCACCGGTGCCGGCGATCAGATGCTGATCGACAATGTAGTCGCTGCCGCCTGCCACGAACGGGTAGAGGCGGAAGACGACGTCGTAGGTCGCGTTGATCGGGTTATCAAAGCTGTCCCGAAGCACGCCCTGGTAGTTCAGTCGGTCGGGCGCCGTGGCCGCCAGGAGTGGAAGCGTCAGTGCGACGAGGACGATCACGAGAATCGATTTGGAGATGCGCATCTTCAGACTCCTACGGACAGGGTGAGGGGTTGGGACGTTCGGCACCGTCGCTATCGAAGCCCTTGGTCCCTTCCTCGTTGAGACGATTGTTGGAGGTGACGAGATAGAAATAGCCGTCGGAGGACGGCGGGATATCGGGATCGTTGACGGTGGTGCTGGGGATGTCAGTGGTCTCGCAGCTGCCGTAACCCAGCGCTGCGATCCCACTCATCAAGCCGCGATAGAGGGTGTAGTCGGCGGCCGCCGCCTCGACCAGCCAGACCAGGGTGTCGGCGTCGTCGAAGATCAGCCCCAGCACCTCGAGGGGTGGGCGATAGGCGGCGGTGAAGCCCACGTCCAGCTGGAACGCCGAGCTGGAGAGCTGGCCACCGCCGACGGCGGACCCGATCGAGTCGACCCCCATGCGGAACGACGCCGAGGTCGGCGTGACGCCACTCGCTGGGTTCCCCCCCGAGTTCAGAACCCCCTCTTTCAGGCTAAAGGAGGCACTTTCCTGGGCCATCGCGGGAACCGCCAGCAGGATCAACGCGGTCCAGATCAGTCGTCGCATCGGTCGCCTCCATAAGGCTGTACAGACCCAAAGGAAGCGGGAAGTAACGAAGAATTGGAAGGACGCAGGAAAAGGGGACAG is part of the Acidobacteriota bacterium genome and encodes:
- a CDS encoding serine/threonine-protein kinase; the encoded protein is MQAGQQLQHYTLIEQIGEGGMGVVWKAKDTTLARDVAIKILPAAFATDADRRSRFEREAKLLATLNDPGIAGVYGLHEAEGISFIAMEFVPGEDLAQRLKRGPLPADEAIDVARQVAAALETAHQRGIIHRDLKPANIKLTPEGKVKVLDLGLAKALETESSADPGSMSFSPTVTSAGTIAGTLLGTAAYMSPEQVKGKEADRRADIWAFGVVLHELLTGRATFAGETISETLASVLRDDVSDENMPAEIPASVRRLLTRCLDRDPKTRLQDIGEARIALSPEGLAAGGTAAATTAAHRRTMLPWVVAAVALLALVAVSWFALRGPRQPRTFEIRAEIAPPKEHHFLITGSNAGSLSISPDGTRMTFVASSGSGTPSLYLRTLGSSEPRILSGTEGATYPFWSPDSRQLGFFAEGKLKKLDLDGGAPLTVAVAGDGRGGTWNEDGTILFAPDTQSPIKRVSTGGVLGEDVTKLDPERGGETTHRHPSFLPDGRHFLYVRGSHSAADADPVNSIWVGDVESDDTFELTYSMSQAHYAQGHVFWVNEGFLMARGFSAEKLEFTGEGFAVGEGVVMQPNTWIAAFVVSGAGPILFQTGLTPERQLTWFDRQGQAQDTIGNSGEYDFIRLSPDDRSLAVTLLDGVSGQGDIWVYDLQRNVGSRLTFDEAHDVGPVWSPDGSRIAFASKRGGAHGIYVRAANGRGKAELLYANPLRSEAEDWSSDGKYIAFNSSPGKADLWIYSLEDGTAEPFVTGDFDEGYARFAPNGEWIAYVSNESGRYELFLTRFPSGEGKWQLTRVGADWTVGWKKDGSEIFYIDLEGKLCSVKVELSDRVVADIPNCLFPTQSGNSWTNNSDGERFVLGVPDDQGSDYPITLLLNWDGQ